The segment ATTCCCTCATGGAAAGCACTAAGGAGTTCCGCAGTTTGCTTATAGGTCCACAGTTTACGGATTCCGAGAAAAATACAGCCATTAAAGAGGTTGGAAGCAAATTAGGATTCTCCGAAGACACAATAAAGTTTGTTTCGTATCTTTCAGCCCTAAAGGCAATGACTGCACTTGCAGATATAATACGCACTTCACTCAGCATCTATCTTGAAAAGAAAAGAAAGGCAAAGGCAACTGTCTATACGCCATCTGACATAGGCAGACAGTACGAAGATAGGCTCAGGTCTGCTTTAAAGAAGCTTGTAGATCGGGATATCGATATAGAGTATGTTACAGAGCCATCCATTTTAGGCGGTATGCTTATCAGGGTAGGCAGTAGTATGTATGATGGAAGCATCAAAGGCCAGTTAAGGCTTTTAAAAGAAGAGCTTGTAAAGGGGTGATTTGATGGAGATTAAGGTTGAGGAAATAAGTGCGCTTTTAAAGAAACAGATAACGGATTTTGAAAAGCGGGTCGATGTCAGCGAGATAGGCACGGTAATCACGGTCGGTGACGGTATAGCAAAGGTCTATGGCCTTGACAAGTGCATGGCATCTGAGCTTCTTGAGTTTCCAAATGGGGTATACGGCATGGCACTTAACCTTGAGGAGGATACAGTCGGCGCAGTCTTATTTGGAGAGGACACCCTCATCAAGGAAGGCGATGTGGTCAAGCGCACAGGGAAAATCATGGAAGTTCCTGTTGGCGAGGCACTCATTGGAAGGGTCGTAAATGCAATAGGCCAGCCGATTGACGGAAAAGGGCCGATTGAGACAAAGGAAATGAGAATCGTGGATATCGTAGCACCCGGCATAGTTGACAGACAGCCTGTTAGAGAGCCTCTTCAGACAGGGCTAAAGGCAATAGATTCAATGATTCCTATTGGAAGAGGCCAGAGGGAACTTATAATCGGCGACAGACAGACAGGCAAGACTGCAATAGGCATCGATGCCATAATCAACCAAAAAGGCGGAGATGTTATTTGTATATATGTTGCAATTGGCCAGAAGCGCTCAAACATAGCAAGGACACTGAAACAGCTCGAGGAGTTTGGCGCTATGGAGCATACAATAATCGTCTCGGCAACTGCA is part of the Nitrospirota bacterium genome and harbors:
- the atpH gene encoding ATP synthase F1 subunit delta, translating into MKRHKQTNRFAKTLIDSAGLDAMPRALSELTALNSLMESTKEFRSLLIGPQFTDSEKNTAIKEVGSKLGFSEDTIKFVSYLSALKAMTALADIIRTSLSIYLEKKRKAKATVYTPSDIGRQYEDRLRSALKKLVDRDIDIEYVTEPSILGGMLIRVGSSMYDGSIKGQLRLLKEELVKG